A genomic region of Caldicellulosiruptor acetigenus contains the following coding sequences:
- a CDS encoding GntR family transcriptional regulator: protein MFEIDWKSRVPIYKQLVERIKELILKEVLKENEQLPSVRSLSKELTINPNTIQKAYQELEREGYIYSIPGKGNFVAPVKSKIKAEKEEKIKSEFKKIVSDAFFIGISKDKLIKLIEETEKELKGGDKS, encoded by the coding sequence ATGTTTGAGATTGATTGGAAGAGCAGAGTACCCATCTACAAACAGCTTGTGGAGAGGATAAAAGAGCTAATCTTAAAGGAGGTTTTGAAAGAAAATGAACAGTTGCCATCTGTGAGGTCTCTTTCAAAAGAACTCACCATCAATCCAAATACAATCCAAAAAGCATATCAAGAGCTTGAAAGAGAAGGTTATATTTACTCAATCCCTGGCAAGGGCAACTTTGTTGCCCCTGTAAAATCAAAGATAAAGGCTGAAAAGGAAGAAAAGATAAAATCTGAGTTTAAAAAAATTGTTTCTGATGCATTTTTCATTGGAATTTCGAAGGATAAACTTATCAAACTTATTGAGGAAACTGAAAAAGAGTTAAAAGGAGGCGATAAATCTTGA
- a CDS encoding DUF421 domain-containing protein, protein MLRYLYIAFCSVSVYFFIVLAIRLFGKKDVSQLSISDLVFVLLLSNSVQNAMVGADSSLAGGLVAATSLFVANYIIKLIVYRFPKIERLIEGEPLLLVYKGKINEKNLAKAKITKDELLEAVREHGVASLDDVELAVFEMDGNISIISERAENEYVKKKIPVRMKRRE, encoded by the coding sequence ATGCTAAGATATCTCTACATAGCCTTTTGTTCTGTATCAGTATATTTTTTTATTGTCCTTGCTATTAGGCTGTTTGGCAAAAAAGATGTTTCGCAGCTCTCAATTAGCGATTTAGTTTTTGTTCTGCTTCTTAGCAATTCTGTGCAAAATGCCATGGTGGGAGCAGATTCAAGCCTGGCAGGCGGGCTTGTTGCTGCAACCTCCTTGTTTGTTGCAAACTACATTATTAAGCTCATTGTGTACAGGTTTCCCAAGATAGAACGTTTGATTGAGGGAGAGCCTCTATTATTGGTCTATAAAGGAAAAATCAATGAAAAAAATTTAGCTAAAGCAAAAATTACAAAAGACGAACTACTTGAAGCGGTAAGAGAACATGGCGTTGCTTCGCTTGACGATGTTGAGCTTGCCGTTTTTGAAATGGATGGTAATATAAGCATCATCTCTGAAAGAGCTGAAAATGAGTATGTTAAAAAGAAAATACCAGTGAGAATGAAAAGGAGAGAATAA
- a CDS encoding gamma-glutamylcyclotransferase family protein, giving the protein MYLFVYGSLLSHNSNNYLLNGCKFIGKAVLEGYGLYKVSWYPAIVPKEGSKVAGEVYEVDETLIKEIDDFEDEGELYRRQEVDVILNDNKVIKAWTYVYLLDVDEKNYISFEKQPWRE; this is encoded by the coding sequence ATGTACCTTTTTGTATACGGCTCTCTTCTTTCACATAACAGTAATAATTATCTGCTAAATGGCTGTAAATTCATTGGAAAAGCGGTTTTAGAAGGCTATGGACTCTACAAAGTCAGCTGGTACCCTGCAATAGTGCCAAAAGAGGGCTCAAAAGTAGCAGGAGAGGTATATGAGGTTGATGAGACTCTAATTAAGGAAATAGACGACTTTGAAGATGAAGGTGAGCTTTACAGGCGGCAAGAGGTAGATGTCATTTTGAATGATAATAAAGTCATAAAGGCGTGGACATATGTGTATTTACTTGATGTTGATGAAAAAAACTACATTTCTTTCGAAAAGCAGCCGTGGAGAGAATAA
- a CDS encoding winged helix-turn-helix transcriptional regulator: MTQKQKAKEATCEIEVAFEVIGGKWKPLIIWYLGEYGTLRFAQLQHLIPDITHRILTKQLRELEEHGLVVRKVYPEVPVKVEYSLTEKGKEVLPILDMMCDWADKYDYFGYKIKYNLCNEEMCNLQEE, from the coding sequence ATGACTCAAAAACAGAAAGCTAAAGAAGCAACGTGCGAAATAGAAGTTGCTTTTGAAGTTATAGGTGGAAAGTGGAAACCTCTAATTATATGGTATTTGGGAGAATATGGAACTCTGCGTTTTGCTCAGCTTCAGCATCTAATTCCCGACATCACTCACAGAATTTTAACAAAGCAACTTCGTGAACTTGAAGAACATGGACTTGTGGTAAGAAAAGTGTACCCTGAAGTTCCTGTGAAAGTAGAGTATAGCCTTACTGAAAAAGGAAAGGAAGTCTTGCCAATTTTGGATATGATGTGCGACTGGGCTGACAAGTATGATTATTTTGGGTATAAAATAAAGTACAATTTATGCAATGAAGAGATGTGCAATCTGCAAGAAGAGTAG
- a CDS encoding iron-containing alcohol dehydrogenase, producing MENLVFNYFIPTKILFGPGSLNRLKDENLPGKKALIVISAGTSMKKYGYLDRLTAILKEKGIEYIVFDKILPNPIKKHVMEGAKLAKEESCDFVIGLGGGSSIDSAKSIALMAKHDGDYWDYIVGGTGKGKAPVNGALPIVAITTTAGTGTEADPWTVITNEETNEKIGYGNQYTFPTLSIVDPELMLSVPPHLTAYQGFDAFFHAVEGFIAKIATPVSSMFALKSVELIAKYLPLCVKDGTNIEARTYVALANTLAGFVESTSSCTSEHSMEHALSAFYPDLPHGAGLIMLSEAYHTFFASKVPQRYIQLARAMGVDVDSLPEDERPFAFVKAMKKLQEECGVGNLKMSDYGIKEDEIEKLADNAIKTMGGLFEVDPYKLSFEETVGIMRKAYK from the coding sequence ATGGAAAACTTGGTTTTCAATTATTTTATACCCACAAAGATTTTATTTGGACCAGGAAGTTTGAATAGGCTCAAAGATGAGAATTTGCCAGGCAAAAAGGCTCTGATTGTAATATCTGCTGGAACGTCTATGAAAAAGTATGGATACTTAGACAGGCTCACAGCAATATTAAAAGAAAAGGGAATTGAGTATATTGTATTTGACAAGATTTTGCCAAATCCTATCAAAAAGCATGTTATGGAAGGGGCAAAATTAGCAAAGGAAGAGAGCTGTGACTTTGTAATTGGTCTTGGAGGTGGAAGCAGCATCGACTCTGCGAAAAGCATTGCTCTGATGGCAAAACACGATGGTGATTACTGGGACTATATAGTAGGCGGTACAGGCAAAGGCAAAGCACCTGTAAACGGCGCACTTCCAATTGTTGCAATAACAACAACAGCTGGAACTGGTACTGAAGCTGACCCATGGACTGTTATCACAAATGAAGAGACAAACGAGAAGATAGGTTATGGCAACCAGTACACATTCCCAACTTTATCGATTGTGGACCCAGAGCTTATGCTGAGTGTACCGCCGCATCTTACTGCATATCAAGGGTTTGACGCTTTCTTCCATGCAGTTGAAGGGTTTATTGCAAAGATTGCAACTCCAGTCAGTAGCATGTTTGCACTAAAGAGCGTTGAGCTTATAGCAAAGTACTTGCCGCTTTGCGTAAAAGATGGGACAAATATAGAAGCAAGAACATATGTTGCACTTGCGAACACTTTGGCAGGCTTTGTTGAGTCGACTTCCAGCTGTACATCAGAGCATTCAATGGAACATGCGCTCTCTGCATTTTACCCAGATTTGCCACACGGTGCCGGGCTTATAATGCTATCTGAAGCTTATCACACATTCTTTGCATCAAAAGTGCCTCAAAGGTATATCCAGCTTGCAAGAGCAATGGGTGTTGATGTAGATTCTTTGCCAGAGGATGAAAGACCGTTTGCATTTGTCAAGGCAATGAAAAAGCTTCAGGAAGAGTGCGGTGTTGGAAATTTGAAGATGTCTGACTATGGAATTAAAGAGGATGAGATTGAAAAGCTTGCTGACAACGCCATAAAAACAATGGGCGGACTTTTTGAGGTTGACCCGTATAAGCTGAGTTTTGAGGAGACAGTAGGAATTATGAGAAAGGCTTATAAATAA